From the genome of Longispora fulva:
CCGGCGGTCGGTCCTGGACATCACGTCGGGCAGCTTCGGTAGCGCCTGGCGCGCCCAGTCGGGCACCGGCCGGCCGGCGTGCAGGGCGAGGCAGACCTCCGTCGCGTACCGGTCGGCGAGGCGGCGCAGCGGGGCCGTGACGTGCGCGTACGCCGTGGCCATGCCGGCGTGCAGCGGCTGGGCCGGCACCTCCCCGTCGAACGGGGTGTAGCCGGCGCCGCGCATCAGCTCGGCAGCGGCGTCCAGGAACGCGGCCCCGCGCGGCTCGCTCGGCGACACGGTGGCGATCACCTCGCCGACCTTCGCGTCGGCCGGCCACGCGATGCCCAGGGCCTTCGCGCACGTCTTGAGCCGGGCCACGGACTGCGGGTCCGGCGGCGGCATGGTGCGCAGCAGCCCGACCTTGCCGGCGAGCATCATCGCGCCGGCCGCGGCCCCGGTGAGCAGCGAGATCTGCGCGTTGTACTCCTCCAGCGGCGTCTGCCGGCGCAGCTCCAGCCGCCAGCCGTCGCCGTCTGGGGAGATCTCCTGCTCGGGGATCGGCAGGTTGATCGCGCCCCGGGCGAGGCCGCGCGCGACGAGCAGCGGGCCGATCACGGGCAGCAGGGCGATCGACTCGGGCAGGGTCGCCGGGTCCATCTCGTAGTTCAGTTTGGCCCGGCTGCGGACCAGGGCCCGCTCGACCTCGACGTGGGTGGTCGCGCCGTCGGGGGCCAGGTCGATCGTCCACAGCACGGCCGGGGTGTCCTGGTCGGGCAGCAGGCTGGCCTTGCCCTCGGACATCACCTTGGGGTGCAGGGGGACCTTGCCGTCGGGCAGGTAGACGGTCTGGCCGCGCAGCCAGGTTTCGGCGTCGAGGGCGCCGCCGGGGGCCACGAACGCGGCGACGTCGGCGATCGCGTAGTACACCCGGAAGCCGTCGCCCTGGCGGGTGAGGAGCATGGCCTGGTCGAGGTCCATCGAGGTCGGCGGGTCGATGGTGACGAAGGCGAGGTCGGTGCGGTCGGCCCGGGGCTCGGCGTGCGGGCCGGCCTCGGCCTCGGCGACGGCCGCTGGTGGGTATTCGCCGGGCAGTTCCAGCTCGCGGCGCAGGTCTGAGAAGTCGATCCTGGGGGCACTCGAGATCCGGGTCACGCGGTCTTTCTACCAGGTCCAGGTGACTTTTCGGCCGGACGCGCTGAGGCGGGGCCCGGCCACGGACCCCGCCTAGCGAGTTGCACTACTTCTTGGTCGTACCAGTGGATTTGCGGGCTGTTGTCTTTTTCGCGGCGGCCTTCTTGACCGCCTTCTTGACCGTGGCCTTCTTCGCCGGGGCCTTCTTGGCGGCCGTGGTCTTCGTCGGCGCGGTCTTGGTCGCCTTCTTGGCGGCGACCTTCTTGGCCGGGGCCTTCTTCGCCGTCGTCTTCTTCGCGGCCGTCGTCGTCGCCTTGCGGACGGTGCTGGCCTTCTTGGCGGCGACCTTCTTCACGGCGGCCTTCGCCGTGCTCTTGGTCGCGGCCTTCTTCGCCGGGGCCTTCTTGGCCACCGTCTTCTTGGCCACCGTCTTCTTCGCGACCGTCTTCTTGGCCACGACCTTCTTCGCGGGAGCCTTCTTCGCGGCCGTGGTCGTCTTCTTGGCGGCGGCCTTCTTCACCGCGGCCTTCTTGGTGGCGACCTTCTTGGCCGGAGCCTTCTTCGCCGCGGCCTTCGTCGCGGGGGCCGTCTTCTTCGCCACCGTCTTCTTCACAGCCTTCGTCGCGGTCTTCTTGGCCGCGGCCTTCACCGCGGTCGTCTTCTTCGCGACC
Proteins encoded in this window:
- a CDS encoding histone H1-like repetitive region-containing protein, giving the protein MATTAKKAPAKKVAKKTTAVKAAAKKTATKAVKKTVAKKTAPATKAAAKKAPAKKVATKKAAVKKAAAKKTTTAAKKAPAKKVVAKKTVAKKTVAKKTVAKKAPAKKAATKSTAKAAVKKVAAKKASTVRKATTTAAKKTTAKKAPAKKVAAKKATKTAPTKTTAAKKAPAKKATVKKAVKKAAAKKTTARKSTGTTKK
- a CDS encoding RNB domain-containing ribonuclease, producing the protein MTRISSAPRIDFSDLRRELELPGEYPPAAVAEAEAGPHAEPRADRTDLAFVTIDPPTSMDLDQAMLLTRQGDGFRVYYAIADVAAFVAPGGALDAETWLRGQTVYLPDGKVPLHPKVMSEGKASLLPDQDTPAVLWTIDLAPDGATTHVEVERALVRSRAKLNYEMDPATLPESIALLPVIGPLLVARGLARGAINLPIPEQEISPDGDGWRLELRRQTPLEEYNAQISLLTGAAAGAMMLAGKVGLLRTMPPPDPQSVARLKTCAKALGIAWPADAKVGEVIATVSPSEPRGAAFLDAAAELMRGAGYTPFDGEVPAQPLHAGMATAYAHVTAPLRRLADRYATEVCLALHAGRPVPDWARQALPKLPDVMSRTDRRANAAERGAVDLVESVLLADRVGERFEAAVLDLDDRHGVKGGVVAVDEPAVIARCEGTMPLGERIQVTLAEADPKKRRVLFRA